CCATTTGCTTTAAGAGTTTTGGCTGCTTTGATAATTGTTCCGCCAGTATCGATTATATCGTCAATAATAACTGCATTTTTATTTTCTATTTCACCAATAACTCCCATTACTTCTGTTTGATCTGGACCGATTCTCCTTTTATCAATGATGCCAATTTTAACGGTTTTAGCTATTAATTCTGCTAAAGAACGAGCTCTAGTAGTTCCGCCATGATCGGGTGATACTACAGTAAAATCATATTTACTTTTTATTATAGCCTTTGCTAAAGTATATGTTCCTTTTAGATCATCGATTGGAACATTAAAAAAACCTTGTATTGCCGGATTATGTAAATCAACTGCAATAATTTTGTTTGCTCCTGCAGTTTGTAATAAATCGGCAATTAATTTTGCTCCTATGGGTTGTCTACCACGTTCTTTTCTATCTTGTCTTGCATAGCCATAATAAGTAAGTACTAAATTAATTGATTTTGCACTTGCTCTTTTCAAAGAATCAATAAAAAGCAATAATTCTACTAAATTATCATTAACTGGTTTATGAGTGCTGCAGATAATAAAAACATCCTTTTCTCTAACCGCTTCTTCACTAACTATCATTATTTCGCCATCAGCAAATACAGTTTTTTGTATTTTTGACAAAGGTATATTTAATCTACGAGAAATTTTTTCAGCCAAAATTTGACAGTTAAACATACTAAAGAGCATTATATTTTTTTTTATCATTTATTAGTCCTCTAAAATAATTATAAATTATTTAATAATTAAATATTAATTAATTCGATTTTGCCATTATTTAGATTCAAAAGATATTTATTATTTAGTTTTATTTGATTTTTAATAATTTGTGCCGCTAAAAAAGTTTCAATTTTGTCTTGAATAAATCTTTTTATAGGTCTAGCTCCAAATGCAAATGTATATGAATTTTTTGATATATAAGTTATTAAATTATCACTAAATGATAAAAAATATTTTTTCTCAGAAAGTCGATTAGACAATTTAGTTAATTCATTTTTAACAATATTTCTAATATTTTCTTCAGTTAGCTGATTAAAAATAATAATTTCGTCAATTCTATTAATAAATTCTGGCGTTAAGTATTTAATTAAAAATTCATTTATTTTATTTTGATTTAATTTTTTCTTTAATATTTCTTCTGAACCCAAATTACTTGTCATTATAATAATTAGATTTTTACAATTTATTTTTCTTCCTTTAGAATCAGTTATTTCGCCATTATCTAATATTTGAAGTAATATATTTAAAACATCTTTATGAGCCTTTTCTATTTCATCTAATAATAATATGGCATAAGGTTTTTTTCTTATTCTTTCACATAAAGTATTTGAGTAATCAAAACCTATATAACCTGGAGGAGCTCCTATTATTTTTGAAACTGAATGTTTCTCCATAAATTCAGACATATCTAATCTTATAATTTCTTTTTCACTATTAAATATTTTATTAGCTAATTGTTTAGCTAATTCAGTTTTACCTACACCGGTCGGACCTAAAAACATAAATGATGCCAGAGGACGATTAGGATCATTGATATTTGCTTTTGCTCGTAATATAGAATTATAAATTTTATCTATTGCATCATCTTGTCCAATGATTATTTTTTTTAATTCATTATTTAAATTAAACAATTTTTCTTTCTCAGTATCTAATAATTTATTTAAAGGAATCCCTGTTCATTTAGAGACAATATTTGTTATTTCCTCTGTAGTAACAGTATTTTTAATAAGTTTGTTAGGATCATTTTTTTCTTCTACTTCTTTTAATTCTATTTCTTTTTCCAATTTAGGTATTTCAACATACATTAGTTTAGAAGCAGTTTCATAATTGCTTTCATTTTGTGCAATATTCAACATATGTTGTGCATTTTCTAGTTTTTTTCTTAAATTAGAAATATCAGACAATCTCTTTTTTTCTTTATTTCAATTATCAGTAAGTAATTTAATTTTTGATTCTAGATTAAATATTATTTTTTCTATTTCATTAATTTTGTCTTTATCTAAATTATATTTGTCAGATTCTAAAGCTATTTTTTCCATTTGCAAACTTGTTAATCTTTGTTTAGCTTTGTCTAATTCCTCTGGTAAAAAATTTATTTCTGTTTTAATAGTAGCAGCAGCTTCATCAACTAAATCTATGGCTTTATCAGGTAAAAAACGATCATTTATATAACGATAACTTAATTCTACAGCTTTAATAAGAGCACTATCTTCAATTTTAACGTTATGAAAATTCTCTAATCTTTCTTTTAAACCTCTTAGAATAGTAATACTATCATTTACAGTTGGTTCATTAATATCAATTTTTTGTAGTCTACGTTCAAATGCGCTATCTTTTTCTATGTATTTTCTATATTCTTCAAAAGTTGTAGCACCAATTAAGTGCAATTTACCTCTTGCCATTAATGGTTTAAAAATATTTGCTGCATCCATACCGCCTTCAGAATTTTTACCCGTTCCTATCAGCATATGAATTTCATCAATAAATAAAATAATATTACCGTTAGAATTTTCAATTTCTTTTAATACATTTTTTATTCTTTTTTCAAATTCTCCTTGATAGGAAGCTCCAGCTATTAAACTCGTGATATCTAATTCATATACTTTTTTATTTTTTAAATTTTCTGGTACTTGGCCATCAATAATTTTTTTGGCTAATCCTTCAACAATAGCAGTTTTTCCTACTCCCGGTTCTCCCACTAAAATTGGATTATTTTTTGTTTTTCTGCTTAAAATTCTTATCATTCTTCTTATTTCATTGTCTCTGTTAATAACAGGGTCTAAATCATTATTTTCTGCTAGAAGAGTTAAATTTCTTCCATATTTATCTAATATATTATCCTTTTTGTTTTCGGAATTATTTTGTTTCACAAAATTATTAAATAAATCATTTATATCATTAAAATTCATAAATCTCCTTTAAATATGGTTTCTTAATTATATATTATATTTAGCAATATCTTATTTTATTTGCTAAATAATTAGTTTTTAATTTGTAAAATATATAATCTTTTTATGAGATTACGTTATGATAAACAAGCAATAGATAAATTATTAAATTCTAAATATTTAATAAAAGATAATTTTCCAATAATTTTAAATGAAACTGATATTGTAGAAATAGGTATGGGAAAAGGTGAAATGATAGCAGAATTAGCTAGAATTAATCCGAACAAAAAATTTTATGGTTTTGAAAAATATCCTACAGTTGCGGCTAAAGTATTAAATTTAATAGATAAATATAAACTAACAAATCTTTTTATTATTGTTGGCGATGCTGGTAATTTATTAAATTATTTTCAAGGCAATTTAGAAACTATTTGATTAACTTTTAGTGATCCTTGACCAAAAGCAAGACATGAAAAAAGAAGATTAACTTATAAATTATTTTTAGATCAATATAAACAAATAATGAATGAAGATTCTTTATTAAAATTAAAAACTGACAATGATTTTTTTTATAATTATTCTATAGACAGTTTTTTAAATAACGGATGAAAAATAATAGCAAATGGAACTGATTTACATAAATCAAATTATAGTAGTGACAATATTATGACCGGTTATGAAAAAAAATGAATTAGTTTAAATAAAAACATAAACTTTATATTTGCTAAAAAAATGAAAAATTAAAAATATTTTTCCCTATAGTACTATAATATAGGTATAAAAGTTAATTAACTTTATAAAATAGGAAAGGTAATATGACAAAAAAAGAATTTATATTAGAAGTAGCAAAACAAATGAATGTTACAGCAAAAGAAGCTGATAAATTTTTTGATGCTTTTGTTTTTGTACTTAAAGAACAATTGATAGCAGAAGAAAAAATTCAACTTTCTGATTTAGGAACATTTGATACAAAAGTAAGAAGAAGTCGTGAAACAATTAATCCTTTTTCTGAAGATAAAGAAAAAATATTAGTTCCAGAAAAACGTGTTGTTAAATTTACCCCTTCTAAATATTTAAGAGAAATAGTAAATTTCTAATTTAATTATTTTCTAACAAACAAGGTAAAAAATCAATTATCCCAGGATAAATGAGATCTAATTTTTTACCTTGTTTTTTTATTATTTTATAATGAATAGATTTGTTCAAATATTCCTTTATTTGCTTAAATTCAATAAAATAAAATTCTTCAATTTTAGAAAAAAATATTATAAAAAAAGATTTGCCTCCATTAGTATTAATGATATCAAGATATTGAATTTGATGTTTTTTAATATTGGTTTTCGGTAAATATAATTTGTTAGTACTTTTAGCTTCAAATGCTACAAATAGTCCATTGTAACATCCTGTGTAATCAACTGTACTTTTAGCAAATAAATGCCCACCAATAATATCTTTATTTTTATTAATTGAATTAAATTTAATTGGCAATGTCTTTTTTTCTATAATGGCTAGTTTGTTTTTAAAATAATAATTAATTGTATTATTTAATATTGTTTCCAATAACATTCCTCTGTTTTTCATACATATTTTATAATTAATATTTTTCTTCAATTTTTTATAAAAAGACAAAAGAGAAACAAAATGTTTATAAATTCATTATTAAGTTATTTTTTAAGTAAATTCTTATAATAATATAAAATTAATCTATATATGAATATTGGAGTTGATTTAGTAGATATTGAACGTTTTAAAAATAAAGAATTTAATTTTTTTAAACGCTTTTTGCATAAAAATGAAATAAATTTTATTCAAATGCAAACTTCTGCTGATATAAAGATTATTTATGTTGCTTCAATTTGAGCGATAAAGGAAGCAATTTTTAAAGCAAATAATACATATTCACAGTTTAATAAAATTGAAATAAAACGTAAAAATAATCATTGATGACATGAAAATTTTTCTATTTCAATAAGTCATGAAAAAAACTTAATTGTAGCTTTTGTCGTAGAAAAAAAGGAGATATAAAATGAAATTTATTTTGAAACTTATATTATCTTTTCCTATGTTAATTTTTAACTTATGAAGAATAAGAGTTTATGCTAGAAAATATAAAAAATATCCAGAACATTACTATCCTCAACAAAGAATTACATGATTAACTAAAAAAGTTAAATTATTTTTATGATTGTATGGTATTAAATTAATAGTTAAAGGATATGAAAATGTTCCTAAAGGTCAAGCAATTTTAGTTGCAAATCATAAATCAAATATTGATCCTATTTTATTACTTAAAGCTTTAGAAAAACAAACCGAAGAAACTGGTGTGCCTATAAAAATTCCAACTTTTTTAGCAAAAAAAGAATTAGAAAAATCTAAAATAGCAACTGCAGCAATTAAATTAACAGATTCATTTTTTATTGACAGACAAAATTTCAGAGAAGCTATAAAAACTTTAAACAATTTTGGTACATTTATTAAAAATAATCATACACTGGGTATTATATTTCCTGAAGGAACAAGAGTAAAAGAAAATAATTTAGGAGAATTTAAATCTGGTGCATTTAAAATAGCTATTAATCAATATTTGCCAATCATACCAGTTGCAATTAGTGATACTAGGGATGCTTTAAATAGAAAAAGAAAACACAAATTAAATATAACAGTAAAATTTTTATCCCCATTAAAACCTAATAATTTTATCACTATGAACAGTGATGCTTTAGCAAACAAAGTAAAAAAAATAATTGAGGATGAATTTAATAATGTCTAAAATAAGTTTATATGAGACTCAAGATAAAAAATATGATATCAAATTAGAAAATTTTGATGGTCCAATGGATTTGTTGCTAGCTTTAGTACAGGATAAAAATATTGATATAATGTCAGTAGATTTAGCTGAATTAGCCACAGAATATCTTAGAATAATTGATAATTTGAAAGAAAACGAAATAGATGTTGCTGGAGATTATTTAGTTATGGCTGCCACTTTGTTGGCATTAAAAACTAAAATGCTCTTGTATACTCCAGAAGAAAAACCAGAAATAGAAGAAGACAAAAGAGAAATTTTATCTCGTTTATATGAATATCAACAATTTAAAGAAATATCTAAAGCGCTTAGAGAACAAGAAGGGTTTAGAAAAGAAATATTTATAAAAAAATCTAGTAATATGGATGAATTTTTAATTGATGACGATAAATCATTATTAGAAGGTCACAGCAATCCATTAAAATTAATTACAGTTTTGAGAAAAATGTTCGAAAGATCATTTGCTAATCAGTTAAAAAAAACTAAATTAGAACATTTCAACTTAACACCTAAAGATCAAATTCCTTACATATTAAATTTATTTGATGAAAATGAAAATGTAACTTTTGAAATGATTTTTAATCAGCCTTCTTTAAATCATTTTGTAATTACACTAATGGCTATTCTTGATTTAGCTAGAAGACAAATTATTAAATTAACACAAAAAGAACAATTTGGCATTATAACGTTTGAAAAAGGTGAAAACTATGAAAAATAATATTATTGAAGCTTTATTGTATGTGCAAGGTGATGAAGGGTTGGATTTAGAACAAATTAGAGAAATATTTGGTTTAAAAAATAAAGCGGAAGCAAAAAAAGTTATTAATGATTTTATAAAAATTTACAACTCTAGAGAAACCGCGTTAAAAGTTGTTGAATTTAATGAAATTTATAAATTAGCTACAAGGGAAACATATAAAGAATATATTCAAAAAATGGTACAAGTAGTTAAAAAACATCGTCTTTCTAATGCTGCAATAGAAGTAGCAGGAATAGTTGCTTATAAACAGCCGGTTACTCGTTCAATAATTAATAATATAAGAGGTGTTGCAAGCGATCAGGTATTAAATACTTTATTATTAAAAGGAGTTATTGAAGAAGTAGGTGTAAGTCCTACACCTGGGCATCCTGTTTTATATGGTGTAACTAATAAATTTTATGATTATTTTAAAATTAAATCTATGAATGAATTACCTAAATTAACTGAATTTAATTATATAGATGGTTTCGAAAATGAACACGAAGATTTTAATCTTTTTGACAGTCAAAGAAATGAAAATAATTTCAACAATTAAGTGTACTTAGTACACTTTTATTATTTAAAATAATGAATAAACAATCTAATTGAAAAAAATATATAGTTACTTTAAATAATGATGAAAAAAAACTTTTAAATTATTTAAAAGAAATATTTAGTAATTATCCGTTAAATTTAATTTATAAAATAATAAGAAAAAAAGATGTAAAAATTAATGGTAAAAGAACAAATAATGAAAAACAAAAAATATATTTTAACGATATTATCGAAATATATTTCCCAGAGGAAATAAAAAATAAACAAAAACTCAACTTTAAAAATATTTCTATTGATTTTAATATTATTTATGAAGATAACAATATTTTAATAGTTGATAAACCTAAAGGTATTAGTATGCATTCAGATGCTAATAATTTAGATCTTCAAGTATTAAAATATTTAGATTACAATGATAAAAATAATAATGAATTTAAACCGAGTCATATTGGTAGATTAGATAAAGAAACTAGTGGAATATGTTTGTATGCTAAAAATTATTATTCTTTAGCTGAATTAAATAAAAAAACTAAATTTTTTGACAAAATTTACACTTTTAAATCAGATTATAATGGACCAGATAGAGAAATTAATTTATTTATTTGAAATAATAAAAATAATTATTTAGAAGCTAAAGAAACTTCGGATAAAAATCTAACTACAGCTAAAACATATATTTATAGAAAAAATAAAATTTGATATGCCAAAATTTTAACGGGTAAAAAACATCAAATAAGATTATCTTTAAAAACTATTGGTTTTCCTATTTTAGGAGATAAAAAATATTCAGGTAAATTATCTGATAGATTATATTTACATTGTAAAACAATAATTTTTCATAATTTAGATGGTAAACTTAAATATTTAAATAAAAAAGAATTTAATTCCAAAGTACCTTGAAAGGAAACTAATGAAAAACATTGAAAAAAATAAATTAGTTGAAATCGTAAGTTCTATTATGTTAAAACCTAACGAAGATGTGATAAATCAGATTCTAATAGAGTGAGAGAATATTGAAAATAATTTAAAATTACTCGATAATCTAAATTTAAATAATGTTCAACCTTTAACACATATAAATGAAAATCTAAAACATGATTTTTTAAGAGAAGATATACCATCTGATAATTTTGCTATTGAAAAAACAGATATATTAAATAATGCTTTTGCTAAAGACAAGGACTATATATTAACTCAAAAGGTGGTTAAATAATGGAACTCAAACAAAAAGGTAACTGAAATAATGCTTATAAAGAATTACAAAATGATAATAATAATTCAGTTAGTACATTATTACATGAAAAAATAAAATTTGAAAAAAACAATAATCGATTAACAGAAGCTGTTTTTACTATTAAAGATAATTATGCAACTAATTTTGCAAAGAGTTCTGCATCAAGCAAAATTTTAGAAAATTTTTATCCTGCTTATAATGCTACTGTAGTAGAAAAATTACTTCAAGATGGAGCTTTGCCAATTGCTAAAGTTAATTGCGATGAATTAGCCTTAGGCGGAACAGGAACCTTTAGCGCACATGGTTTAATCAAAAATCCTTTAGATAATAGTAGATTAGCTGGTGGGTCATCATCAGGTTCTATAGCAACTTTAACAAATAATGTAAGTTTTGCTTTAGCATCTGACACAGGTGATAGTGTAAGATTACCAGCAAGTTTTTGTGGCAAAGTAGGCTTTAAACCATCATATGGCGCAATAAGTAGATATGGATTATTCGCTTATGCTTCTTCTTTAGATACTGTAGCTTATTTTGCGCATAATGTTAATGATATTGCTTTGATTTCACAAATTTTATATGGCAAGGATGAAAAAGATTTCACAACTGTTGATGTAGATATATCAAATATAACAAAGACAAAACCAAAAAAGATTGCCATTTTTAACGTGGATTATTTGTCTTTTGAGTTAAAAATTAAATGAGAAAAATTTACCAAAGATTTAAAAAATATTGATAATTTAGAAATTGAAATAGTTGATCCTGATATTGATGTTTTAAGAGCGATAAAACCAACTTATGAAATTATTTCTTATTCTGAAGCATCA
Above is a window of Mycoplasma sp. 1018B DNA encoding:
- a CDS encoding ribose-phosphate pyrophosphokinase codes for the protein MIKKNIMLFSMFNCQILAEKISRRLNIPLSKIQKTVFADGEIMIVSEEAVREKDVFIICSTHKPVNDNLVELLLFIDSLKRASAKSINLVLTYYGYARQDRKERGRQPIGAKLIADLLQTAGANKIIAVDLHNPAIQGFFNVPIDDLKGTYTLAKAIIKSKYDFTVVSPDHGGTTRARSLAELIAKTVKIGIIDKRRIGPDQTEVMGVIGEIENKNAVIIDDIIDTGGTIIKAAKTLKANGAKKIIIAATHGVFTNGFDIFENNDDIEKVIISDSIDNYWMLKKYKKLEIVSLDYLLSEVINCHISGESITKLYNTLAKDISNVKWNN
- a CDS encoding ATP-dependent Clp protease ATP-binding subunit; amino-acid sequence: MNFNDINDLFNNFVKQNNSENKKDNILDKYGRNLTLLAENNDLDPVINRDNEIRRMIRILSRKTKNNPILVGEPGVGKTAIVEGLAKKIIDGQVPENLKNKKVYELDITSLIAGASYQGEFEKRIKNVLKEIENSNGNIILFIDEIHMLIGTGKNSEGGMDAANIFKPLMARGKLHLIGATTFEEYRKYIEKDSAFERRLQKIDINEPTVNDSITILRGLKERLENFHNVKIEDSALIKAVELSYRYINDRFLPDKAIDLVDEAAATIKTEINFLPEELDKAKQRLTSLQMEKIALESDKYNLDKDKINEIEKIIFNLESKIKLLTDNWNKEKKRLSDISNLRKKLENAQHMLNIAQNESNYETASKLMYVEIPKLEKEIELKEVEEKNDPNKLIKNTVTTEEITNIVSKWTGIPLNKLLDTEKEKLFNLNNELKKIIIGQDDAIDKIYNSILRAKANINDPNRPLASFMFLGPTGVGKTELAKQLANKIFNSEKEIIRLDMSEFMEKHSVSKIIGAPPGYIGFDYSNTLCERIRKKPYAILLLDEIEKAHKDVLNILLQILDNGEITDSKGRKINCKNLIIIMTSNLGSEEILKKKLNQNKINEFLIKYLTPEFINRIDEIIIFNQLTEENIRNIVKNELTKLSNRLSEKKYFLSFSDNLITYISKNSYTFAFGARPIKRFIQDKIETFLAAQIIKNQIKLNNKYLLNLNNGKIELINI
- the trmB gene encoding tRNA (guanosine(46)-N7)-methyltransferase TrmB — its product is MRLRYDKQAIDKLLNSKYLIKDNFPIILNETDIVEIGMGKGEMIAELARINPNKKFYGFEKYPTVAAKVLNLIDKYKLTNLFIIVGDAGNLLNYFQGNLETIWLTFSDPWPKARHEKRRLTYKLFLDQYKQIMNEDSLLKLKTDNDFFYNYSIDSFLNNGWKIIANGTDLHKSNYSSDNIMTGYEKKWISLNKNINFIFAKKMKN
- a CDS encoding HU family DNA-binding protein, giving the protein MTKKEFILEVAKQMNVTAKEADKFFDAFVFVLKEQLIAEEKIQLSDLGTFDTKVRRSRETINPFSEDKEKILVPEKRVVKFTPSKYLREIVNF
- the recU gene encoding Holliday junction resolvase RecU, giving the protein MKNRGMLLETILNNTINYYFKNKLAIIEKKTLPIKFNSINKNKDIIGGHLFAKSTVDYTGCYNGLFVAFEAKSTNKLYLPKTNIKKHQIQYLDIINTNGGKSFFIIFFSKIEEFYFIEFKQIKEYLNKSIHYKIIKKQGKKLDLIYPGIIDFLPCLLENN
- a CDS encoding 4'-phosphopantetheinyl transferase superfamily protein, translating into MNIGVDLVDIERFKNKEFNFFKRFLHKNEINFIQMQTSADIKIIYVASIWAIKEAIFKANNTYSQFNKIEIKRKNNHWWHENFSISISHEKNLIVAFVVEKKEI
- a CDS encoding 1-acyl-sn-glycerol-3-phosphate acyltransferase, which gives rise to MKFILKLILSFPMLIFNLWRIRVYARKYKKYPEHYYPQQRITWLTKKVKLFLWLYGIKLIVKGYENVPKGQAILVANHKSNIDPILLLKALEKQTEETGVPIKIPTFLAKKELEKSKIATAAIKLTDSFFIDRQNFREAIKTLNNFGTFIKNNHTLGIIFPEGTRVKENNLGEFKSGAFKIAINQYLPIIPVAISDTRDALNRKRKHKLNITVKFLSPLKPNNFITMNSDALANKVKKIIEDEFNNV
- a CDS encoding segregation/condensation protein A, producing the protein MSKISLYETQDKKYDIKLENFDGPMDLLLALVQDKNIDIMSVDLAELATEYLRIIDNLKENEIDVAGDYLVMAATLLALKTKMLLYTPEEKPEIEEDKREILSRLYEYQQFKEISKALREQEGFRKEIFIKKSSNMDEFLIDDDKSLLEGHSNPLKLITVLRKMFERSFANQLKKTKLEHFNLTPKDQIPYILNLFDENENVTFEMIFNQPSLNHFVITLMAILDLARRQIIKLTQKEQFGIITFEKGENYEK
- the scpB gene encoding SMC-Scp complex subunit ScpB, giving the protein MKNNIIEALLYVQGDEGLDLEQIREIFGLKNKAEAKKVINDFIKIYNSRETALKVVEFNEIYKLATRETYKEYIQKMVQVVKKHRLSNAAIEVAGIVAYKQPVTRSIINNIRGVASDQVLNTLLLKGVIEEVGVSPTPGHPVLYGVTNKFYDYFKIKSMNELPKLTEFNYIDGFENEHEDFNLFDSQRNENNFNN
- a CDS encoding RluA family pseudouridine synthase, coding for MNKQSNWKKYIVTLNNDEKKLLNYLKEIFSNYPLNLIYKIIRKKDVKINGKRTNNEKQKIYFNDIIEIYFPEEIKNKQKLNFKNISIDFNIIYEDNNILIVDKPKGISMHSDANNLDLQVLKYLDYNDKNNNEFKPSHIGRLDKETSGICLYAKNYYSLAELNKKTKFFDKIYTFKSDYNGPDREINLFIWNNKNNYLEAKETSDKNLTTAKTYIYRKNKIWYAKILTGKKHQIRLSLKTIGFPILGDKKYSGKLSDRLYLHCKTIIFHNLDGKLKYLNKKEFNSKVPWKETNEKHWKK
- a CDS encoding glutamyl-tRNA amidotransferase, with protein sequence MKNIEKNKLVEIVSSIMLKPNEDVINQILIEWENIENNLKLLDNLNLNNVQPLTHINENLKHDFLREDIPSDNFAIEKTDILNNAFAKDKDYILTQKVVK
- a CDS encoding amidase family protein, with the translated sequence MELKQKGNWNNAYKELQNDNNNSVSTLLHEKIKFEKNNNRLTEAVFTIKDNYATNFAKSSASSKILENFYPAYNATVVEKLLQDGALPIAKVNCDELALGGTGTFSAHGLIKNPLDNSRLAGGSSSGSIATLTNNVSFALASDTGDSVRLPASFCGKVGFKPSYGAISRYGLFAYASSLDTVAYFAHNVNDIALISQILYGKDEKDFTTVDVDISNITKTKPKKIAIFNVDYLSFELKIKWEKFTKDLKNIDNLEIEIVDPDIDVLRAIKPTYEIISYSEASSNLANLNGIAFGNRKDGNSWEEIMTNTRTEGFGKMVQRRLTLGSFFLYQKNQEELFIKAQKARRKIKNYFDNLHSQYDLIIYPAYASYAPLIKNREKNYDYMEYILTSSNLTGNPSITLPFVKINNLPINLALDAQIYKDEKLLSYALWIEEFIIRNKEHYE